A region of the Ovis canadensis isolate MfBH-ARS-UI-01 breed Bighorn chromosome 22, ARS-UI_OviCan_v2, whole genome shotgun sequence genome:
TTCTGGCACTCTCTGTGCTGACCTCACGACAAGCAGTCCCGTGGGTCCCAGTCAGGACCGTCATCAGGCTGTACGGCGCGGAGCAGCCTGTGTGATAGGTTATGCACAGTAGGCCCACAGTAAAACCAGTAGCGTGGTATCTTCTTCGGGAGCAAAACACTGATattctcttaatctcttctgaatGAAGAGATTCCCTGGCAGGTAAACCTGGCGGGTGGTGAAACTGCAGCTGGGGAAGGTGGTCCGAAGCggcagaggggaaggggatgtCCTGGAATGCCTCGCAGACCGGATGCCGGCAGGCGGGCCGCCTGTTGACTGTGCCTGCCCTGATGCCTCCAGCTTCACGTCGGCTGCCTTCCTCACGCCTGCAGTTCTTCGTAGTGTCTGAGGTCGGAGTCAGCCTTGGAGAGCCATCCAGATGCAGAAGGAGTATTCAAATAAAATAGAATCACACttagaaataatcatttttctgcttaccatttactttattaagCTGAATTTATGAGGTATTTCTAGCCATCTTTATATTAACCGCCTGAGTGGCATTTAGAAGGCTGTACAAATAATGAGTTAGAATGAAAAAGAAGCTTTGAAACATTTCAGAGCAATATATTATTGCTCTATATTATACACTATCATATACactatattatatacatttagaTACTACTTGGGCGATATAAAAGATTTTTACATACATATGATAAACACAGTTTTATTCCTCATTATTCATATGTTATTTAGAATGTTTTTAACCACATTTTAGTAGGCTTTTCTGTTTCCCAGCATTTTGGTTTCTGTGACAGCGTGTCTTTCTGTCACACATAGTAAACACTATTTTGGAGTATTGGTATCCTTTACAGAAGCGTCTAGTGAGGGCCTAACTGGGGTCTTCCGCTGCGCCTGGGCCCTGCCGCCTCCGTCACTGGCGCTGCTCTCTAACTGTGTGCCCTTGTCTGTGTGCATGGCTCCAGACACTGTCTTTGTCTTGAAACTGTTCTCTTTTACCCTCTTCCTTTCTGAGCTTGTGTAGTGGAAAATTGCTTTTGGTTTTCTGACGGTACATTAGAGATGAGGCCTAGGCAGACTCTTCTTTGGCCATCAGCTCTCATGAACTCAGGTGGCTGGTATTTCCATACTTTGCACAGAATTCACTTTGAAAGCACTGCTGTCATCAACACGCATTGCTCCCTTGGACTCCCTTTGGGAGTAGAGCCACACTTGAGTTTTGATTAGCGGGTCCACACCCTGctttcaggaaaacagaaaaccaTGAATGGATAACACTTAAACTTTCTGTCAGGGAACCCTTGACAGCCGCTTCAGGGTCTGCCCTGGGGTCTCCCTGGACTCGGCCCAGCCCCTGTGTACACCCAGAGGTGTACGCTACACACCTCTGTCTTCTCACCCCTCACTTCTGGGCCCTACCTGTAGGATGGTTCCTGTctcaggagcctggcatgctgatagGGCCTCAGTCGTCAGAGGATTAGACTGCCCTTTGTCTGTGCTGCCCAGGAGGACAGGAGAGAAGGCTGTCGTGCTGTAGGGTGATTTTCGAGGCACACTGAGATGCGCATCTTTTAAAACAGAATGATAGATCCTTGATCTTGCGGGCTAATTAAGTTATCTGGGAGCTCTTGCATCTGTTTCCTCTGACGGCGCTTTTAGTGAAGCAAAAGGTGTTTGAACCACAGTGCAGAAATTTCTCCTGCAGTGAGTCATCTAATTGggtttcactttttaaatcaaACATGGAAACGTTACAGATTCCGAAGCGTATTCTTTAGGGTTTTATTGTTCTTAGATAGTGATGAAATGTGGCAGTTAGGCTCCGTCTTCATGTCCTCTGTCATGAGTGGAAATGATTGTGGAGAAAAATGGTGGTTCTATAACGGTTAAACATGGTTTTTCTAGTTCTAAATAGTTTCACTGCATTCgtgcatttttcttaaaaaaatgtgtgtaactattttgttattaaaataaagCCTTCTACTTTATCCTTAAGCATAACATTTCCAGTCTGCCACTTTAACCCTTAAAAATGAAACACTACCAGTCAATCTCTCTAGTCTGCATGTAGTTGCCTAAAGCAAAACTAAAGCTTTTCCTCAGTCAGTTACAGtagaaatgagttaatatattggCAACAGAATAACCATCAGCAATCAGCCGTTAGCTGTTTACTAATGAACTCCCAGATGAATGAAAAAATTTCAGAATCAGTGTTTTACTTCAGGCTGTACATGAACTTAACACTTCAGTTGCAGGAAAAGCAGCTTACGTGCTATACAAATAAACACTGGTGCTTCATCTCAGTGAATGGCAGACCTCAAAATGTCTGGAGCTCAGTTATAGATCCACATTTTAATAGTACAAGTGCTTTTGCATGACATCAGGTAAAGCCGATTCATGATTtgattgtatttaaaaataattgcagaTGCTATTACCTTCTAGGAATTTTGAATCTGAAAAGTAGTTTATTTTCCAGTGGGTTACAGCTGGATTTGGAAAGAAGGATGATGGAGTGTGAAAGAGTGGAGTACAGTGTTGAAAAACAATCAGGAAGAATCAGCTCATAGGAAGAAAAATGCCCTCTTTTCAGACAAGACTAAATAGGTTTATAAAAGACTGATATGCACACTCTTATTCTTCAGTACTAATGTCATAATAAGAAAATGGTGTCAGAAAAGCACAGAACAAAAATGTGTCACAAAAGTGTAATGAAATCATGGAACATAAGATCATCACTGcagtgtggttaaaaaaaaagaaatcacatcaCATGCTTTGGGGAATAGAAAcagttttagaaaagaaactgTCAGGTAATGACACGGGATGAGAAAGGATACTGCCAGTGTATTGACAGTTCATATACAGCAGCAGAGGAGACAGCTTTGAAGTTCAATGTGCTGGCATTTTAGACTAGAGGAGAACATACTGCTTTCTTGATTTCTAATTCATTCTATTTAGGGATGATGAAAATGGAGGACTACTGAAATGGAGACACAGGAAGTAGTCAAAGGGCAACAGAAACCAGACAGAACTGGGGTTCCCAGTATGGTCCAGTCGTGGAGAATGGCAGTTACAGAGTTTTCTCTTCCACCTAGTGCTGCTGCTCACAGATTCACGGAACAGCagagcctgggggcgggggcactGAATGGGTGTCCGGGCCAGTCTCCCGATTGATAGCAGAGTGCAGGAGAGGGAGGTGGCCTCCGGGCCTGCACGGGGCCCCTGCTCGCTGAGCGGAGCTGGGCGCCTGGGCTTGAGGTCTGTGCTGTTGGGCTGGCACCGTTTCCCCTGCTATGAAAATGTACCTGACATTGAGGGGGAGCTCGGATAAAtaaacacactttaaaaaaactcTGGTTCAAGGCCAGAGAAGGGGTTCTTGGAATTGGTTTCCTCCTTACACACTAGTCAGCCATGCTAATTAAATTATTGGTAAAACAGAGGCAGCTTGTCTGTGTTCAGCAGGTAGTGTACACTCTGAATTAGCATAAAAttctgtgtctgtgagagagagaaataaagttctttattttctttttctgtgtgcaGGTTTCAGCAAGCAGATGGTGGAAATTCTTAACAAACATAATATTCAGTTTAGCAGTTTCGACATCTTCTCAGATGAAGAAGTTCGTCAGGGCCTCAAAACCTATTCCAATTGGCCCACCTATCCCCAGCTCTATGTTTCTGGAGAGCTCATAGGAGGACTTGATATAATCAAGGTTAGAATTGAGAAGACCGGTGTAGAGAGTTTTCATGCttactgttgtttagtggctaagttgtatctgactcttttggggccccatggactgcagctcaccaggctcctctgtccatgggacttcctaggcaagaatagtggggtgggCTGCCggttcttccttcaggggatcttacggactcagggatcgaacttgtgtgtCTTGCCgtgccaggcgggttctttaccactgagccaccggctTGGTGTTTCCATATTTAAGCAACTTTTATAAGTGCTGTATTAAATCAAGAGTATGCATTTTTGTAGAATCTGCATTTATGAATCTGGAATAAATACAATATTTCTGATACGCTCCCGTACATTCACTAATGAATTTGCTAATAGGTGATACACTGGTATTTTAAATTACGGTATGACTGAGGAGATTTGTTACAGTAAATGTATTAATAAACATATGTGTTTATTTTAGGAGCTAGAAGCATCTAAAGAACTAGATACGATTTGCCCCAAAGCCCCCAAGTTAGAGGAAAGGTAAGTGTGTTTAAAGTTTCAGTCTGCTGTTATTTAAACATATTCTTGAGTGTTCAGTTTTTGTATTACTCTTTGTATGTGGAAATCAGAGGTGTGCTGTGGTATGCGGAGGTCATAATTGTTACAAGTTAACCATGCAAACTTAGAAAGGTCTCATTTGGACTGGAGAAAATTTCGCACCAGTTTAATGATTGTGTGGAGGGTATTCTTGGTTTTTGTAGAAATGTCACTGTCACCATGAAATGACCAAGCTGCAGCTCTCTTCTGCAGTTTGGAGCTGGGCTCCAGTCTTGGTGTTAGGACAGTTCTGCTCACAGCTTGAAGCTGCTTTCTCGTGTTTTCCTGGGTCGTGGCCTTGGGCTGGCTGCTGTCTCCATCTTGGTAgagctctgtgctgctgctgctgctgctgctgctgctgctgctaagtcgcttcagtcgtgtccaactctgtgcgaccccatagacggcatgtTGAATGTGGAGGTCATGTGGAGACTCTGGGATTTCTCATTGCCATTCTTAGGACCGTGGTAACTTAAAATTGAAAGTTTTGTTTGGAACTGTGAAATTGCTTTGTCTTATGAAGGGTCTCAATCTGCTTTTAGAGATTCTGTCTTATAGAAAGTTTGGACTTGGGTCTGtaggattttaattttaataaatattaattgtaaTAAGTAGTTACAATAAATATTAGTGTAGAGgattaaaaagcaatttattttgaaatatagcaGCGTATCAGCCATTCATGGTTGGGGCTCGAGTTTCTAAGGTAAAACGTCCTCTCCTGATTTTCCTCTCCTTTGACATTCTGGGATTCCCTGCAAGTGTCCATGTACCTGCGTTGGTTAGTACAGTGCTCCTCATAGTTGGCGTGGATGTCGAGCTGACCTGGAAGTGCCACGTGCTCTCAGGTGGCGTGCACACTCAGGTGGCGTGCACACTCGCAGTGCACCCTGCGTGCCTTCCTGGCCCCTGCGGCACTCCCGTGTCCCGGGCTAGGGTTTGCTCTAAAGCCTGGGTGGCTCGCCGAGGGCCATGGCCTCAGAGGCCTGTCTCCAGACGCACTTGGATTTTCttggcttacttccctctgtgtTGAGCGTGCCTTTGCTGCTGTCTGTGTCCCTGCTTTCATTAGGCCGCTCTTTCCTACTGTGCTGTGTTCAGGCACCAGAAGGTTACTGGTTGGAAGGTAGTTGGCAGTACACTTGGAGTCATAATTTAAAGGGCTCCTGGAAAGCACGGTGTCGGGGCCCGAGTCCCTAGCCTCGGCCGCGTCTCTGTGGGACAGAGGGCCCTGTTTCGGTTCCCTGGATCCCAGTAGTTGGGTCTCCACGTGAGGGCGTGGGCGCTTCCTGAAAAGTGGCTGCTTGCACCATATGAAAGCATGTGTCACGCAGCTTTGTGCATGATTCGCGTGCTTCATTTGTGAGACCATTTTCCTCTGAGGAGATTTGGAGCCGCAAGTGTTCCAAAGCGTGTGGAAGGAGGAGAGTGCGGTGCTGGGACCCCCGCAGGGCCTCTGGTCCTGATGGGGGTGGGCCCTGAGATCCTCCGTGGACTCCAGGGTGTGTGCAGATGGTCAGCATTCGGGACAGCAAGCTAGATCAGGAGGTTTGAAAGATGTATAAAGTCGAGAGGAGAGCATTAGACTTCAGCAACTGATGCTGAGCGCGTCTCCCTCCAGGTGGGACTTTGTGGGCTTGAAGAGTGTGGGGCTGTGCCGGCCTCGTGATGGGAAAGGACACAGAGTCTAGCTCTGGGAATTCTGGGTGCGCTCAGCCTGAGCGTCCCTTATTGAGCAATTCCTTACTGagttggttattattatttttttagttctgTGAGTTGATGGGCTTAAATTTGCAATTTGAAGGCGCATTTGTTGCCTTAAAAAGCCATATTGTGTTTTACAGTGGCTTAGGGAGACAGTGAAATAAAGGGGAATGCCAGTGTGCTTGCTTGTTTAATACACTCAGTGCTGTGAACTCTCATCCTGCCGTCCCTCAAATGTGCACGGTATTTGCGAAGCGGAGCGAAAGTGGCGGTTAATAATTGAGCTGAGCCCTTACATATCAATTTTCTCTCTTCAGGCTCAAAGTACTGACAAATAAAGCTTCTGTGATGCTCTTtatgaaaggaaacaaacaggTAAAGAACTCAAAAATGgttttatttgtaatttcttttGATGTTAACATCTGCAACAAGGGGACacttaaatctttttttcctaGCTTTAGCTAATGAAGCTGTAGTGGTATCAGGAAGTTATCTAGGCCTTAATTGGTGCTTATGGAGATCAAACAAAGTAATCTCCATTTTCCTTGACTTTATCATCAGCATCTCAGCGGGGCGCCTTTCTTTCTGCTGCCAAACTTTGTCAGTGGATGTGGTCAGCACTGCTAG
Encoded here:
- the GLRX3 gene encoding glutaredoxin-3 isoform X8; protein product: MLFMKGTPQEPRCGFSKQMVEILNKHNIQFSSFDIFSDEEVRQGLKTYSNWPTYPQLYVSGELIGGLDIIKELEASKELDTICPKAPKLEERLKVLTNKASVMLFMKGNKQEAKCGFSRQILEILNSTGIEYETFDILEDEEVRQGLKAYSNWPTYPQLYVKGELVGGLDIVKELKENGELLPILKGEN